The following proteins are co-located in the Ammospiza caudacuta isolate bAmmCau1 chromosome 20, bAmmCau1.pri, whole genome shotgun sequence genome:
- the SKA2 gene encoding spindle and kinetochore-associated protein 2, protein METAVTKLETLFQKAESDLDYIQRRVELEIMKSLPEDTAPEEDPAALLKEIPVLKSRYKSLCARMEKISLERKESMERIRAALGKAMEIEQALQQQTQLENSPLSAAEQTAAQLLNLKTGKEMEFSVQEPSSPGSTDPGSDEEAQFTPLTKEAFLSVPRSRRSIVKLADMNNFYKELFNQEQESSTESFIGEEDEYESH, encoded by the exons ATGGAGACGGCGGTTACCAAGCTCGAGACCCTG TTCCAGAAAGCAGAATCTGATCTGGATTATATTCAGCGCAGAGTGGAGCTTGAAATAATGAAAAGTCTTCCTGAGGATACAGCACCAGAG GAGGACCCAGCTGCTCTCCTGAAGGAGATCCCAGTGCTGAAATCCAGGTACAAATCCCTGTGTGCCCGCATGGAGAAGATTTCCCTGGAGCGGAAGGAATCCATGGAGAGGATCCGTGCTGCCCTGGGGAAAGCCATGGAGATtgagcaggcactgcagcagcaaacccagctggag AACTCACCTCtgtcagcagcagaacagaCTGCAGCCCAGCTGTTAAACCTGAAAActgggaaagaaatggaattttCAGTGCAAGAG cCATCCTCTCCAGGATCTACAGACCCTGGCTCAGATGAAG AAGCCCAGTTCACCCCATTGACTAAGGAAGCATTTctgagtgtgcccaggagcagaagAAGCATTGTCAAGTTAGCAGACATGAATAATTTTTACAAAGAGTTATTTAACCAAGAACAAGAG agcagcactgagtcTTTCATAGGTGAAGAAGATGAATATGAAAGCCACTGA
- the PRR11 gene encoding proline-rich protein 11 isoform X3: MRRVGRPAESGAAIGWARRGERFESAAAGAERGPGDGAAPDTPGTPPQVLMARYKKCKRKRRSRAKFRVEKKRNAATPRGSVCPSPRSPAPLPLNSSPAPKCSHWPLALPSVKSVVRPLTTAASFLYWWCQSRVTQSFQVVKDTIFPSQVYLRELNTFREKLEKLESEFAKLQGALQMNSVAASPSESSLCQRCHKPVLSAAVGTQMDPPPSVSMPVSIPPPPPPPPPPPPPPPPPLPPPKLPPAPLLLQRGTASKLAAPVKKDGPVHITLKDLLNVKLKKTNSNLRMDKEQSPVKPRRALITVTDLQSVNLRPKSRPSPHAAKSLITSPKNQIDLRKHLKKVDIERSPGGTPLNSKENTECGSGLTPIMTRALRRKFQMAHPKSPSPARLSAANSFDEK; the protein is encoded by the exons ATGCGGCGCGTGGGGAGGCCGGCAGAGAGCGGCGCTGCCATTGGCTGGGCCCGGCGCGGGGAGCGGTTTGAatcggcggcggcgggcgcggagcgCGGCCCGGGGGACGGGGCGGCCCCGGACACCCCCGGGACACCCCcacaggtgt TAATGGCAAGGTACAAGAAATGCAAACGAAAACGAAGATCCCGAGCCAAATTTCGAgtggaaaagaagagaaatgctGCAACCCCCCGGGGCTCAGTTTGTCCCTCTCCACG GtcaccagctcctctccctctgaaCTCATCACCAGCCCCAAAGTGCTCCCACTGGCCTTTAGCCTTGCCCAGTGTAAAAAGTGTGGTCAGACCCTTGACAACAGCAGCATCATTTCTTTACTGGTGGTGCCAAAGCAGAGTTACACAG AGCTTTCAGGTGGTTAAAGACACCATATTTCCATCACAAGTCTACTTAAGGGAACTGAATACCTTCAGGGAGAAGCTGGAGAAGTTGGAAAGTGAATTTGCCAAGCTACAAGGAGCCCTGCAG ATGAACAGCGTGGCAGCTTCGCCTTCAGAAAGTTCCCTTTGCCAGAGGTGTCACAAGCCAGtcctgagtgctgctgtggggacacagatGGATCCTCCACCCTCAGTATCCATGCCTGTGtccatccctcctcctcctcctcctcctcctcctcctcctcctcctcctccaccgcCGCTGCCTCCACCCAAactgcctccagctcctctcctcctccaaCGGGGCACAGCCTCTAAACTG GCAGCACCAGTGAAAAAGGATGGGCCCGTGCACATCACCCTCAAAGACCTCCTGAATGTTAAACTGAAGAAGACAAACAGCAACCTGAGAATGGACAAG GAACAATCACCAGTGAAGCCACGCAGGGCATTAATTACAGTCACAGATCTACAGAGTGTTAATCTGAGACCTAAATCCAGGCCATCACCTCATGCTGCAAAATCTTTAAT taCCTCCCCTAAAAATCAGATTGATCTTCGGAAGCATCTGAAGAAAGTCGATATAGAAAG AAGTCCTGGTGGCACTCCTCTGAATAGCAAAGAAAACACTGAATGTGGCTCTGGGCTGACCCCAATCATGACACGGGCACTGCGGCGCAAGTTTCAG ATGGCTCACCCAAAGAGTCCCTCTCCTGCACGGCTGAGTGCTGCAAACAGCTTTGatgaaaagtaa
- the PRR11 gene encoding proline-rich protein 11 isoform X2: MARYKKCKRKRRSRAKFRVEKKRNAATPRGSVCPSPRSPAPLPLNSSPAPKCSHWPLALPSVKSVVRPLTTAASFLYWWCQSRVTQSFQVVKDTIFPSQVYLRELNTFREKLEKLESEFAKLQGALQMNSVAASPSESSLCQRCHKPVLSAAVGTQMDPPPSVSMPVSIPPPPPPPPPPPPPPPPPLPPPKLPPAPLLLQRGTASKLAAPVKKDGPVHITLKDLLNVKLKKTNSNLRMDKEQSPVKPRRALITVTDLQSVNLRPKSRPSPHAAKSLITSPKNQIDLRKHLKKVDIERSPGGTPLNSKENTECGSGLTPIMTRALRRKFQMAHPKSPSPARLSAANSFDEK, encoded by the exons ATGGCAAGGTACAAGAAATGCAAACGAAAACGAAGATCCCGAGCCAAATTTCGAgtggaaaagaagagaaatgctGCAACCCCCCGGGGCTCAGTTTGTCCCTCTCCACG GtcaccagctcctctccctctgaaCTCATCACCAGCCCCAAAGTGCTCCCACTGGCCTTTAGCCTTGCCCAGTGTAAAAAGTGTGGTCAGACCCTTGACAACAGCAGCATCATTTCTTTACTGGTGGTGCCAAAGCAGAGTTACACAG AGCTTTCAGGTGGTTAAAGACACCATATTTCCATCACAAGTCTACTTAAGGGAACTGAATACCTTCAGGGAGAAGCTGGAGAAGTTGGAAAGTGAATTTGCCAAGCTACAAGGAGCCCTGCAG ATGAACAGCGTGGCAGCTTCGCCTTCAGAAAGTTCCCTTTGCCAGAGGTGTCACAAGCCAGtcctgagtgctgctgtggggacacagatGGATCCTCCACCCTCAGTATCCATGCCTGTGtccatccctcctcctcctcctcctcctcctcctcctcctcctcctcctccaccgcCGCTGCCTCCACCCAAactgcctccagctcctctcctcctccaaCGGGGCACAGCCTCTAAACTG GCAGCACCAGTGAAAAAGGATGGGCCCGTGCACATCACCCTCAAAGACCTCCTGAATGTTAAACTGAAGAAGACAAACAGCAACCTGAGAATGGACAAG GAACAATCACCAGTGAAGCCACGCAGGGCATTAATTACAGTCACAGATCTACAGAGTGTTAATCTGAGACCTAAATCCAGGCCATCACCTCATGCTGCAAAATCTTTAAT taCCTCCCCTAAAAATCAGATTGATCTTCGGAAGCATCTGAAGAAAGTCGATATAGAAAG AAGTCCTGGTGGCACTCCTCTGAATAGCAAAGAAAACACTGAATGTGGCTCTGGGCTGACCCCAATCATGACACGGGCACTGCGGCGCAAGTTTCAG ATGGCTCACCCAAAGAGTCCCTCTCCTGCACGGCTGAGTGCTGCAAACAGCTTTGatgaaaagtaa
- the PRR11 gene encoding proline-rich protein 11 isoform X1 — protein MARYKKCKRKRRSRAKFRVEKKRNAATPRGSVCPSPRSPAPLPLNSSPAPKCSHWPLALPSVKSVVRPLTTAASFLYWWCQSRVTQSFQVVKDTIFPSQVYLRELNTFREKLEKLESEFAKLQGALQMNSVAASPSESSLCQRCHKPVLSAAVGTQMDPPPSVSMPVSIPPPPPPPPPPPPPPPPPLPPPKLPPAPLLLQRGTASKLAAPVKKDGPVHITLKDLLNVKLKKTNSNLRMDKVNWREQSPVKPRRALITVTDLQSVNLRPKSRPSPHAAKSLITSPKNQIDLRKHLKKVDIERSPGGTPLNSKENTECGSGLTPIMTRALRRKFQMAHPKSPSPARLSAANSFDEK, from the exons ATGGCAAGGTACAAGAAATGCAAACGAAAACGAAGATCCCGAGCCAAATTTCGAgtggaaaagaagagaaatgctGCAACCCCCCGGGGCTCAGTTTGTCCCTCTCCACG GtcaccagctcctctccctctgaaCTCATCACCAGCCCCAAAGTGCTCCCACTGGCCTTTAGCCTTGCCCAGTGTAAAAAGTGTGGTCAGACCCTTGACAACAGCAGCATCATTTCTTTACTGGTGGTGCCAAAGCAGAGTTACACAG AGCTTTCAGGTGGTTAAAGACACCATATTTCCATCACAAGTCTACTTAAGGGAACTGAATACCTTCAGGGAGAAGCTGGAGAAGTTGGAAAGTGAATTTGCCAAGCTACAAGGAGCCCTGCAG ATGAACAGCGTGGCAGCTTCGCCTTCAGAAAGTTCCCTTTGCCAGAGGTGTCACAAGCCAGtcctgagtgctgctgtggggacacagatGGATCCTCCACCCTCAGTATCCATGCCTGTGtccatccctcctcctcctcctcctcctcctcctcctcctcctcctcctccaccgcCGCTGCCTCCACCCAAactgcctccagctcctctcctcctccaaCGGGGCACAGCCTCTAAACTG GCAGCACCAGTGAAAAAGGATGGGCCCGTGCACATCACCCTCAAAGACCTCCTGAATGTTAAACTGAAGAAGACAAACAGCAACCTGAGAATGGACAAGGTAAACTGGAGG GAACAATCACCAGTGAAGCCACGCAGGGCATTAATTACAGTCACAGATCTACAGAGTGTTAATCTGAGACCTAAATCCAGGCCATCACCTCATGCTGCAAAATCTTTAAT taCCTCCCCTAAAAATCAGATTGATCTTCGGAAGCATCTGAAGAAAGTCGATATAGAAAG AAGTCCTGGTGGCACTCCTCTGAATAGCAAAGAAAACACTGAATGTGGCTCTGGGCTGACCCCAATCATGACACGGGCACTGCGGCGCAAGTTTCAG ATGGCTCACCCAAAGAGTCCCTCTCCTGCACGGCTGAGTGCTGCAAACAGCTTTGatgaaaagtaa
- the SMG8 gene encoding nonsense-mediated mRNA decay factor SMG8 yields MLAALSLRERCSLRCHLRSVPPPVPVSAPSGAGPLMRGAGAGAPPLPEPGAGLGAMPLPGAGPPGPVGTAVGPMSLRELLLAAEAGGAAGGEEEVCVVGIFGKTALQLCSEKEALVSTVCDRQVFPLFPEEDPELADGAAGQDGDPATKDYNQLQAYYSQESRVLYLVLTSICDTPQLLRACGDLAAAENREAGPGHPSGGPAPLPHAEAHEFWKHQEKLHCLSLLYLFSVCHILLLVHPTCSFDITYDRVFRALDGLRQKVLPSLKAAIKDCPVGKEWKLNCRPCPPRLLFLFQLNGALKVDPLPSRGQDPCGHLEKPPPKKHSPKRRLQHALEDQIYRIFRKSRVLTNQSINCLFTVPANQAFVYIVAGGPQDGDDPVAMLLDQLRSNCTMRETDSLLAPTLSGPRRYQMMRHGRQQLSFHAESSSSSSSSSGQLVDCTLKEFLWQHVELVLSKKGFEDSVGRNPQPSHFELPTYQKWVAAALKLYEVTIEGKDDDPTCGELSSKIMSSIKVLEGYLDIDTKFSENRCQKALPMAHSAYQSNLPHNYTMTVHKNQLAQALRVYSQHARGPAFHKYAMQLNEDCYKFWSNGHQLCEERSLTDQHCVHKFHLLPKAGEKPEADRNPPILYHNSRARSTGACNCGRKQAPREDPFDIKAANYDFYQLLEEKCCGKLEHINFPIFQPSTPDPAPARDEASPAPPEGEMEKLKEKEPQTQGESTGLSLALSLGQSTGSLGTYPPDAQGAGDNAESHGQSGDSKGEKRPSLVDRQASTVEYLPGMLHSNCPKGLLPKFSSWSLVKLGPAKAYNFHTGLDQQGFIPGTNYLMPWDIVIRTRTEDEGDLDTNSWPAPNKAVPGKRSAVVMGRGRRRDDIARAFVGFEYEDARGRRFMCSGPDKVMKVMGGGPKESALKALNSDMPLYILSSTQGRGLKPHYAQFMRLFVVVPDAPLQITLTPQVQPGPPPCPIFYPEKQEITLPSDGLWVLRFPYAYVTERGPCFPPKESQQLMSYKVLRGILKAITQ; encoded by the exons ATGCTCGCTGCGCTGTCGCTCCGGGAGCGATGCTCGCTGCGCTGTCACCTCCGCTCGGTCCCGCCCCCCGTGCCCGTGTCCGCGCCCTCCGGGGCGGGGCCGCTCatgcgcggggccggggccggggctccgCCGCTTCCGgagccgggagcggggctgggagcgATGCCGctgcccggggccgggccgcccgGGCCCGTGGGCACGGCCGTGGGGCCCATGAGCCTgcgggagctgctgctggcggccgaggcgggcggcgcggcgggcggcgaGGAGGAGGTGTGCGTGGTGGGCATCTTCGGCAAAACCgcgctgcagctctgctccgaGAAGGAGGCCCTGGTGAGCACCGTGTGCGACCGGCAGGTGTTCCCGCTCTTCCCCGAGGAGGATCCCGAGCTGGCGGACGGCGCCGCGGGGCAGGACGGGGACCCGGCCACCAAGGACTACAACCAGCTGCAGGCGTACTACAGCCAGGAGAGCCGCGTGCTGTACCTGGTGCTCACCTCCATCTGCGACACGCCGCAGCTGCTGCGCGCCTGCGGGGACCTGGCGGCCGCCGAGAACAGAGAGGCCGGGCCCGGGCACCCCTCCGgaggcccggccccgctgccccaCGCCGAGGCGCACGAGTTCTGGAAGCACCAGGAGAAGCTGCACTGCCTGAGCCTCCTGTACCTGTTCTCCGTGTGCCACATCTTGCTGCTGGTGCATCCCACCTGCTCCTTCGACATCACCTACGACCGCGTGTTCAGGGCGCTGGATGGGCTGCGGCAGAAGGTGCTGCCCTCGCTGAAAGCTGCTATCAAGGACTGTCCTGTCGGCAAGGAGTGGAAGCTCAACTGCAGGCCATGCCCTCCacgcctcctcttcctcttccagcTCAACGGGGCTCTGAAGGTGGATCCGCTGCCAAGCAGGGGTCAGGACCCCTGTGGTCACCTGGAAAAGCCACCCCCCAAGAAGCATTCCCCcaagaggaggctgcagcacgCTCTGGAGGATCAGATCTACCGCATCTTCCGCAAGAGCCGCGTGCTGACCAACCAGAGCATCAACTGCCTGTTCACCGTGCCCGCCAACCAGGCGTTCGTGTACATTGTGGCTGGAGGGCCCCAGGATGGAGATGATCCCGTGGCCATGCTTCTCGACCAGCTCCGGAGCAACTGCACCATGAGGGAGACTGACTCGCTGCTGGCTCCCACCCTGTCGGGACCCAGGAGGTATCAGATGATGAGGCACGGCCGGCAGCAGCTCTCCTTCCacgcagagagcagcagctccagctccagctcctctgggcagctcGTGGACTGCACCCTCAAGGAGTTCTTGTGGCAGCACGTGGAGCTGGTGCTCAGCAAGAAGGGCTTTGAAGACAGCGTGGGGAGGAACCCGCAGCCCTCTCACTTTGAGCTCCCAACCTACCAGAAGTGGGTGGCAGCTGCTCTAAAACTCTATGAAGTGACCATTGAAGGCAAGGACGATGACCCCACCTGTGGCGAGCTGAGCTCAAAAATCATGAGCAGCATCAAAGTTTTGGAGGGCTACTTAGACATAGACACCAAGTTCTCCGAAAACCGTTGCCAGAAGGCTCTGCCCATGGCCCACAGCGCCTACCAGTCCAACCTGCCCCACAATTACACCATGACAGTGCACAAGAACCAGCTGGCCCAGGCCCTGCGCGTGTACAGCCAGCACGCCCGGGGCCCAGCCTTCCACAAATACGCCATGCAGCTCAACGAGGACTGCTACAAGTTCTGGAGCAACGGGCACCAGCTCTGCGAGGAGCGGAGCTTGACGGACCAGCACTGCGTGCACAAGTTCCATCTGCTCCCCAAAGCAG GGGAAAAGCCAGAAGCAGACAGAAATCCCCCAATTCTGTACCACAACAGCCGGGCTCGTTCCACTGGTGCCTGTAACTGTGGAAGGAAACAAGCTCCTCGGGAGGACCCCTTTGATATCAAAGCAGCCAATTATGACTTTTACCAG CTGCTGGAAGAGAAGTGCTGTGGGAAACTGGAGCACATCAACTTCCCCATATTCCAGCCAAGCACACCTGACCCAGCGCCTGCTCGGGACGAGGCATCGCCCGCCCCTCCGGAGGGCGAGATGGAGAAACTCAAAGAGAAGGAGCCTCAGACTCAGGGAGAGAGCACAGGCCTGAGCTTAGCCCTGAGCCTGGGCCAGTCCACGGGCAGCCTGGGCACCTACCCACCCGATGCCCAGGGTGCAGGGGACAACGCAGAGAGCCACGGGCAGAGCGGGGACTCCAAGGGCGAGAAGAGGCCGAGCCTGGTGGATCGCCAGGCGTCCACTGTCGAGTACCTGCCCGGGATGCTCCATTCCAACTGCCCCAAAGGCCTTCTGCCCAAATTCTCCAGCTGGTCACTGGTCAAGCTGGGGCCTGCTAAGGCTTACAACTTCCACACAGGCTTAGATCAACAGGGTTTTATCCCGGGGACAAACTATTTAATGCCTTGGGACATTGTCATCAGGACCAGAACTGAAGATGAAGGAGACTTAGACACCAATTCCTGGCCTGCTCCCAACAAGGCTGTTCCTGGGAAAAGGAGCGCCGTGGTGATGGGGAGAGGCCGGCGCAGGGACGACATCGCTCGGGCTTTTGTGGGCTTTGAGTATGAAGATGCACGAGGGAGGAGGTTCATGTGCTCGGGGCCTGACAAGGTGATGAAGGTGATGGGAGGGGGGCCGAAGGAGTCGGCCCTGAAAGCCCTCAACTCCGACATGCCCCTGTACATCCTGTCCTCGACGCAGGGACGCGGCCTCAAGCCCCACTACGCCCAGTTCATGAGGCTCTTCGTGGTGGTTCCTGATGCTCCTCTGCAGATCACCCTGACCCCTCAG GTTCAGCCAGGACCACCACCCTGCCCTATATTTTACCCCGAGAAGCAGGAAATCACCCTTCCCTCTGATGGACTCTGGGTGCTGAGGTTTCCCTACGCCTACGTGACAGAGCGGGGGCCCTGCTTCCCTCCCAAAGAAAGCCAACAGTTAATGAGCTACAAGGTTCTCCGAGGAATCCTGAAAGCAATCACACAATGA